The segment CCAGGACCATCAACGATCCTTGCTCCGCCTGCAGGAGCTGAAGGGTCTGCTCCAAGATATTATGATGAAGGTGATGAAGGTAAAGGGGCGAATCGATCATGAGGGTGAGGTTCGAGAGGGCGATCATGATTTTCCGTTGCTCCGCCAATTGATTTTGAAGCTCGATATTTTCAACGGCAGACCCCGCCTGGCTGCAGAACGAAGAGATCATCGCGGTCTCTTCCGACGTGAGGATGGTGTCGAATATCGCCAGGGTTGACGTTGCGTTCCGGCCTTGGTAAAGGGGGAAGAGATAGCAGGAGGTCACGTCTTGCGGAAGTTTCGACTTCAACAGGTCAAATGTCACGTCGTTGAAGACGAACGGATCGCCCCCGCTTCTTTTCTGAAAGAGAATGTCCAGGGACGCCTCCAATTGGTTAAACCGCTCCTTCTTCTCCCCGAAGACGGCGACGCCGCGGTAAGCTCCTTGTTTTTTGGTTTGATGGAAGATGCAGGCGCTTTTCAAGTTGAAGAGGATGCCGAGCGTATTCAGAAGCGTGCTGTGAAGGATTGAAATATTGCTGACGCTTTTGAATTGATTTCCCACATTGAGAAGGGTCGTCAGGTGGGCCGCCTTTCCCTGGTATTGACCGCGACGGTAGATGTTCTCCAACAGGGCGGTGGCGACGACTTGGAGATAGGAGGCGACCTGTTGAAGCCCTTCTTGCGCGCCGGGGCAGGAGAGATCGACGTCGACAGGCAGCTTCTCGGATGAAATGCCCCACTCGGATGCATTTTGTTTGAAATGGGCATATTCATCGGGATGTTGATACACTTTCCCGCCGATCATGGCATAACTCATCTCGTTCGAGAGCCGGATCGGAATGACAAAATAGTTCAGGTTGGCCTGGCATTTGGAAAAAGAGATCTGCTGTGTCTGAATCGCAAGATCAACCTGTTGCGCAAACGCATTCTGACAAAGGGTCTCCCGCTCGGTCTGATGAACCAGGTGACAAAGAAGGTGTTCACGCGTGATCGCTGTACATGGCCGGTGTTTCGAGGGATCGTAGATAAAAAGGGTTAGGCCGGTTAAAGACGATAGAGAATGTTGTATTTCTTCCCACTTGTGCCTGTTTAAATCTAAGGTTCGTTGCATAAATAGATTGCCTGTCCACTGGATGAAGAAGCCATTTGAAAGCGACCAGATTCGCCTTTTTCATCTGCCCTTTATAGTCCGATACACTTTTCGAAGTCAAGCCAAAAGATAGTAAGATTTATCCAGGTGTGTTATCATGCCATCTTCGAGGGGTTTACATGAATCCATTCAAGCTTCATTCGAATTTTACACCGAAAGGGGACCAGCCGAACGCCATCCGTGCCCTTTCTGAAGGGGTCCGTCGGAGGGAGCCGCACCAGGTCCTCCTAGGTGTCACCGGCTCAGGAAAAACATATACACTCGCCAATGTAATCGAGCGGGTCCAGAAGCCGACGCTCGTGATTGCCCACAACAAGACCTTGGCCGCGCAGCTCTACCACGAGTTTAAAACCTTCTTTCCTGAAAACGCGGTCGAGTACTTTGTCAGCTATTACGATTACTACCAGCCTGAGGCGTATATCCCCCACACCGATACCTTCATCGAAAAGGACTCTTCCATCAATGATGCCATCGACCGGATGCGGCATTCCGCGACCCGATCCCTCCTGGAGCGGAACGATATCATTATCGTCGCATCGGTCTCGTGTATTTACGGCCTTGGATCGCCGGAGGCCTATCATGACATGTTGGTTTATCTGGAGGAAGGGAAGGAGATCGAGCGGGATCAGGTATTGAAGAAGCTGGTCGAAATCCAGTACGAGCGGAACGACTTTGATTTTTATCGAGGGACCTTCCGGGTGCGGGGAGATGTCATCGAAATCTTTCCGGCGTCATCGGAAGACCGCTGCATCCGCGTCGAATTTTTCGGCGATACGGTCGATGCGATTTATGAAGTCGATCCCCTCCGCGGAACGATCATTCAACGCCTCCCGAAAATCGCCGTCTATCCGGGGAGCCATTACGTGATCCCGCCCGATCGGCTCCATGTCGCGTTGCAAGGGATTGAGGAAGAGCTTCACGACCGGATCAAGTTTTTTCGGGACCGGCAGATGCTTCTGGAGGCGCAACGGATCGAGCAGAGAACCATCTTCGATTTGGAGATGATCCGGGAGATCGGATACTGCCAGGGGGTTGAGAATTACTCGCGCCACCTCTCGGGCCGCGCGCCGGGGCAGCCGCCGCCGACCCTGCTCGACTATTTTCCCGACGATTTTCTCCTGATCATCGACGAGAGCCATGCGACGGTTCCGCAGATCGGCGGGATGCAGGAGGGGGACCGGGCCCGCAAGACGAACCTGGTGGAGTATGGGTTCCGGCTTCCTTCAGCGTTCGACAACCGTCCGTTGAAGTTCCAGGAGTTCGAGCAATTCATGCGGACCGTCCTCTACGTCTCGGCGACGCCCGGTCCATATGAGCTTGAGCGGGCGAAGGGCCGGATCGTCGAGCAGGTGATCCGGCCGACCGGCCTGATGGATCCGGAGGTGGTCATCCGGCCGGCCAAAGGCCAGGTGGACGATCTGCTGGAGGAGATCCGAAAGCGGGTCGACCGGTCCGAGCGGGTTTTGGTTACGACACTGACCAAGCGGATGGCCGAAGATCTGACTGAGTATTATCAAGAGATCGGGATCAAAGTCCGCTACCTCCACGCCGACATCGAAACGATGGAGCGAATGGAGATCATCCGCGATCTCCGGCTGGGGAAGTTCGATGTCCTGGTCGGGATCAACCTTCTTCGCGAGGGGCTCGATCTTCCGGAGGTGTCGCTGGTGGCGATTTTGGATGCCGACAAAGAGGGCTATCTTCGCTCCCACCGCTCATTGATCCAGACGGCGGGGCGGGCGGCCAGGCATGTTTCGGGAGAGGTGATCCTTTATGCCGACACGATGACGAAGTCGATGCGGATGATGATCGATGAGACGAACCGGCGTCGTCAGATCCAGGCGGCGTACAACATGGAACATGGCATCACCCCCGAATCGATCCGAAAGGTGATTCCCGAAACCCTTCGCGAGGCGGTCGAGGCGGACTATTACACGGTTCCGATCGCCGCGGAGGAGGGGGAGATCTATATCCCGGAAGAGGAGCTGCCGCGGGTTCTGCAGAGCCTGGAGCGGGAGATGCGCGATGCGGCAAAACGCCTTGAGTATGAGAAAGCGGCGGAGATTCGCGATCGCATCAAGCGACTGAAGGAGGGGCAAGTCATCCGTTAAACGCCAATCTTATGCCTGTTTGTAAGTATAGATTCCCAGAATAATGCCGAGAAGACTGAGGAGATTGATTCGGAAGGTGAAGCCGAAGGTAAACGTCACCAAATGAAGATCAAAGGTAAACGGAGGGGTAATGCCGATATGGTACCCTTTGAGAAAAACATCTTTAAGAAAGCCGGAAGGAGAGAAGAGAAGTAGAATCTCTCCCATCACTCCACCTAACAGGCCTCCCGCCAAGATGAAGAAAATAAGCAACCAGGGTGTTCTTTTTAAAAGAGCCATCGCTGAGAAAACTATCTTTTTTTCGTTCCATTGTCAAGTCATTTCAAGGCCTCCTGAGAAAGGAGGGATTTTTCACTACGTCGTTGACATGCTTTTGATTAGAGGTTATCTTAAATTCTCATGAAGCTCCATCTTCTCGATCACCGACATTTGAACGTCTTGCTGGGACGCGAGCGAAAACAGAGAGCGCCCGATCGGGACGAGCCTGCCCTCGATCTGATGTTGAAGGAAATCCTGAAAAAAGCGAATCAATTCGTCCCGTCGGAGGCCGGCTCCATTCTGTTGGATGATCCGATCGGAAAGAAAGAGCGGGAAGAGCTGGTTTTTGTCGCCTGCTTCGGACCGGGCTCCTCAAAGCTTCCGGGCCTTCGGCTGTCGATCAACACCGGCATCGCCGGGGCGACCTATCTCTCCGGGAAGCCGTATTTAAGCAAGAACGTCAAGCGGGATAAGATGTTCTACGCCAAAATCGACAAGATCAGTCGATTCAGCACCCGTTCGATTATCTGTGCGCCGATCATCGTGGAAAATTCGATTTACGGCGTCATTGAATTAATCAATCGCAAAGGGAAGCCCAATTTTACCGAGGAAGAGTTGAAGCTCCTCGAGATCTTCGCCGGGTATACATCGACATTGATTCAAAACGTGTTGGACGCCCGCAAACATATCGAGCTGGCGAAGCGGGACGGATTGACGGGACTCTATAACGACCGCTATTTTCACACCCGCCTCGAACGGGAGGTCCGGCAGGTCCGAAGGGGCCAGCATGACCTGATCCTCCTTTTCTTGGACATGGACCACTTCAAAGGGGTCAATGATCAATTCGGTCATCTGACCGGAAGCCATATTCTTCAAGAGGTCGGCGACGTTCTCCGGAAAGTCGTTCCAGTCCGGGGGACGACGGTCGCCCGTTACGGCGGCGATGAATTTGTCATCATCTTCTCTCAAACCACGCTGGAGGAAGTGGTGCAGGTGGCCGATCGGATTCGGACCGCGATCAAGAAATTCCCCTTCTCCACCGTGCCGATCAATGAAAAGGCGAAAGCCGAGACCCTTCAGGGACGGCTGACCTGCAGCATCGGGCTGGCCTCTTTGAAGAAACATGTCGGCAACGGCACTTCGAACAGCAATATCCGCCATCTTTTGATCCGTAAGGCGGATGCCGCGATGTACGTTGCAAAAGACCAGGGAAAAGACCGCATCTGCGTGGCCCCCCCCGCCTGAACGGATTTCGATTCATCCATCTGCCCAACTTGCTTCACCCGCTTCGGATTCCCTATAATAAAAGAAACATAAATCCGAGTGTGGTGATGAAGAAAATAGCGGTTATTCTGGGGGGGATTGTTCTGGTTTTGATCCTCATCCTCCTGTTGGCTCCGTTTTTGGTCGACCTCTCTTTTGTTAAATCGCGTTATTTGCCCCAGGTTGAAGCGGCATTGGGACGGTCGGTCGACGTCGGGAGCGTTCGCCTCTCGCTCTGGCCGCTTGGCGTTCAATTGAAAAATGTCGTTGTCCGGGATGATCCTCAATTCTCTCCCGAAGATTTTTTCCGGTCCGATTCAGTCGTTGTGAGCTTCCGGCTTCTTCCGCTCTTGCAGAAAAGGGTGGAAGTGGAGGAGCTTCTCATTCAAAGCCCGGCGCTCCAACTGATCCAGGATGCGAGCGGAAAATGGAACACATCGACCCTCGGCGGCGGCGGGAAATCCCCGCCGGGGGGGGCAACATCCCCGCAGGAGCAACGTCCGATCGGAATTCTTGCGGACGAAGTGATCGTCAAAAACGGGCGGATCGCCTACGTTCGCCGTGTGAAAGGAGGGCCGCCGTTGTCGACGGCCGCGGAAGATTTCGATCTCAACCTATCCAACCTTCAGTTGGGTGAGATCGCTTCGATCGATCTGGAGACACGGATCGAGCCGCAGGGGAAGCAGACAAGTTTGAAAGGACGGGTCGGACCGCTGACCACAGCGCTCAAACCGGAAACGATCGATCTTTCGGGAACCGTCGGGCGGAGCGATCTTCACCTCCAGGGGGGATACCAAAAAGGGCGCCTTCTCTTGACGGCGAATGCGAAGCAGGTCGATCTCGATGAGATCATGCTTCTTCTGCCGCAAGGGGGGTCTCCTCCACAGAAGACCTCACCTCCTCCGGGACCCCCTCCTTCCTCTCCGGGAGCGGCTCCGATGGAGGTTGATTTTAATCTGGAGGAGGTCCTGGTAAAAGGAATGACCATTTCGGATCTTTCCGGCCGGGCAAAGGTGAATCGAAGATGGGGCGCCCTGGAAGATCTCAGCGGCGATATTTGGGGCGGTCATTTTACAGGAAGCGGCCGGGTGGGCCTATCGAGCGGCGCTTTTCCATTCATGACC is part of the Candidatus Manganitrophus noduliformans genome and harbors:
- a CDS encoding AsmA family protein; this translates as MKKIAVILGGIVLVLILILLLAPFLVDLSFVKSRYLPQVEAALGRSVDVGSVRLSLWPLGVQLKNVVVRDDPQFSPEDFFRSDSVVVSFRLLPLLQKRVEVEELLIQSPALQLIQDASGKWNTSTLGGGGKSPPGGATSPQEQRPIGILADEVIVKNGRIAYVRRVKGGPPLSTAAEDFDLNLSNLQLGEIASIDLETRIEPQGKQTSLKGRVGPLTTALKPETIDLSGTVGRSDLHLQGGYQKGRLLLTANAKQVDLDEIMLLLPQGGSPPQKTSPPPGPPPSSPGAAPMEVDFNLEEVLVKGMTISDLSGRAKVNRRWGALEDLSGDIWGGHFTGSGRVGLSSGAFPFMTDFALENASLGSVIRQFVPIDPEIFSGEASVGLTLQGSGGSWGALSKTLTGKGEWEVGEGEIKNVNLLRESLATLQILDQVQLPLEPNTRFSSAKGGLQVEAGRIGLSRLSMDNPLFDLLGEGEVGLDGLYHLLGEMRLAESVTQKIRSTPVGSLLPMERGRLEIPIEIAGTPQGARLALREEALKETAAKQLRERLTERLEKEGLGGLLQR
- a CDS encoding diguanylate cyclase translates to MQRTLDLNRHKWEEIQHSLSSLTGLTLFIYDPSKHRPCTAITREHLLCHLVHQTERETLCQNAFAQQVDLAIQTQQISFSKCQANLNYFVIPIRLSNEMSYAMIGGKVYQHPDEYAHFKQNASEWGISSEKLPVDVDLSCPGAQEGLQQVASYLQVVATALLENIYRRGQYQGKAAHLTTLLNVGNQFKSVSNISILHSTLLNTLGILFNLKSACIFHQTKKQGAYRGVAVFGEKKERFNQLEASLDILFQKRSGGDPFVFNDVTFDLLKSKLPQDVTSCYLFPLYQGRNATSTLAIFDTILTSEETAMISSFCSQAGSAVENIELQNQLAEQRKIMIALSNLTLMIDSPLYLHHLHHNILEQTLQLLQAEQGSLMVLDEFKNELSVKAMKGINRPVYEMFNSKPGEGIAGSVYETGVPLLVQDLNHDPRVQQGAKPRYRTPSFVSVPLKLRNRTLGVINLADKITGEVFSEEDLQLLQAIGSYISIAIERSELYEKTEELKRISITDALTGLLNRRYFQERLTEEIERSRRHRIPVSLIIVDIDNFKGFNDTFGHLGGDEILVLLGQALRNYIRAIDVAARYGGEEFTIILPQTNKEDARIIAERLCREIERNETLQKKYSDLARLTVSVGLATFPDDAETFEELIRNADRALYQAKLQGKNRVITFDNGLFS
- the uvrB gene encoding excinuclease ABC subunit UvrB gives rise to the protein MNPFKLHSNFTPKGDQPNAIRALSEGVRRREPHQVLLGVTGSGKTYTLANVIERVQKPTLVIAHNKTLAAQLYHEFKTFFPENAVEYFVSYYDYYQPEAYIPHTDTFIEKDSSINDAIDRMRHSATRSLLERNDIIIVASVSCIYGLGSPEAYHDMLVYLEEGKEIERDQVLKKLVEIQYERNDFDFYRGTFRVRGDVIEIFPASSEDRCIRVEFFGDTVDAIYEVDPLRGTIIQRLPKIAVYPGSHYVIPPDRLHVALQGIEEELHDRIKFFRDRQMLLEAQRIEQRTIFDLEMIREIGYCQGVENYSRHLSGRAPGQPPPTLLDYFPDDFLLIIDESHATVPQIGGMQEGDRARKTNLVEYGFRLPSAFDNRPLKFQEFEQFMRTVLYVSATPGPYELERAKGRIVEQVIRPTGLMDPEVVIRPAKGQVDDLLEEIRKRVDRSERVLVTTLTKRMAEDLTEYYQEIGIKVRYLHADIETMERMEIIRDLRLGKFDVLVGINLLREGLDLPEVSLVAILDADKEGYLRSHRSLIQTAGRAARHVSGEVILYADTMTKSMRMMIDETNRRRQIQAAYNMEHGITPESIRKVIPETLREAVEADYYTVPIAAEEGEIYIPEEELPRVLQSLEREMRDAAKRLEYEKAAEIRDRIKRLKEGQVIR
- a CDS encoding sensor domain-containing diguanylate cyclase — protein: MKLHLLDHRHLNVLLGRERKQRAPDRDEPALDLMLKEILKKANQFVPSEAGSILLDDPIGKKEREELVFVACFGPGSSKLPGLRLSINTGIAGATYLSGKPYLSKNVKRDKMFYAKIDKISRFSTRSIICAPIIVENSIYGVIELINRKGKPNFTEEELKLLEIFAGYTSTLIQNVLDARKHIELAKRDGLTGLYNDRYFHTRLEREVRQVRRGQHDLILLFLDMDHFKGVNDQFGHLTGSHILQEVGDVLRKVVPVRGTTVARYGGDEFVIIFSQTTLEEVVQVADRIRTAIKKFPFSTVPINEKAKAETLQGRLTCSIGLASLKKHVGNGTSNSNIRHLLIRKADAAMYVAKDQGKDRICVAPPA
- a CDS encoding DUF4321 domain-containing protein; this translates as MGEILLLFSPSGFLKDVFLKGYHIGITPPFTFDLHLVTFTFGFTFRINLLSLLGIILGIYTYKQA